TGATGCAGAAACAGAATCGTAATTAATTATTTCTGAAGTAGGATATTTTCTTTTGAAATCTTCAAAAATGCTTTTAGTGGAAGGACTTATTACTGTAGATGAAAGAATTACTATTCTGCTATTCTTCTTTGCTATTTCATCTAGAGTCCCAACAATTTCAGTATCTATTTCTTCCCATGTTATTTCCTGCTTGTTTTTTAAGGGATTTTTAATTCTGTAATTATCGTATAAACTCAATACAGATGCTTGAACTCTTGCGTTTGTCCCACCTTTTGTAATTGGACATAAATCATTGCCCTCAATTTTTATTGGTCGTCCTTCACGTGTTTTTACAACTACACTACAGTAATCATATCCATCAAAAAAGGTTGACGCATAGTAATTTGCATTACCTGGAATTATATTTTCAGGCTTAATTAAATATGGTATAGCTTTGTTAATAGGATTTTCACAACTTGCGGCTAAAGTAACAAAACCAACTCCAAAACCAAGCATTTTCATAAAATCACGGCGCGATGTTTTCCCACTCTTCTGAATCTCATCTTCAGATAATCCATCAATTGGAAATTCCGGTTCCGGTTCCTTTTTAGTTTTTGAATCTATGTCTAATTCCTCTAAACTTCTCCAATAATCTTTCATACTTTGCAAAAAATTTCGTGTCCTCGTTTAATTGTTGGCTAATAGTGACATTTTGAACAATTAGTTCCGCCAACGTCATCTACAGTAACTTCTTTTATTTTTCCGGACTTAATATCCTCGTGATGTTTGTAGGATGAATAGTATTTATTATCAAACTGAACTTTTTCTGTTTTATGGCAATTTATACACCATCCCATGCTCAAATCATTAACTTGTTGAATCCTTCCCATTTTTTCAACTTCACCATGGCATTTATTACAATCCAATTTGCCAACATTAACATGCTGCGCATGACTAAAGAAAACATGGTCGGGTAAGCTATGAACTTTTACCCATTGAATTGGTTCTTTCGATTCGAAGGCTTTGTGAATTTTATTTATCTCTTCTTCGCCAGTATTTGTTCCGTATCGGATTACATTGTGACAGTTTAGGCAAAGATTAGCAGATGGAATAGATGAATGCCGGCTCTCAAATGAGCTTGTATGGCAATAGTTGCAATCAATTTTATTATCACCAGCATGAATTCTATGTGAAAATTTTATTGGTTGGTCCGGCTCAAAACCTTGACTTCTTCCCAAATATGTTGCTTCTTCGTTAATGGCTTTTCCTGAAATTGCAAAACCTACAAATATTAGCATAACATTAATAAGCCTTATTTTTAACAGTCTTGTGAATGCTAAATCTATTAGTGGAATGAGAATTAATAAGATTCCAAGTATAAAAACCCAAGAGGTTGAAGTAGGCGCATTATTAAAATCATTATCAAGAAAGTTTGGATCAGCATCTAATTTTTTTGTTTCAAAAGTAATATAATCAACTAATGATAAAACTTCATCCTTAGAATAATCATGACGAGGCATAGGAAGATTTTCATTTTCTTTGAAAAGTCTTAATGCTGCAGTATCTCCAGAAGCAATAACTAAATCTGAAGCTTGAATAAATTTAATTAACCACTCTTCAGAATGCTTTTCTTTGATACCTGCTAAATCTGGTCCAATAAGTCTTCCTTTACCAATTGTATGGCATCGTGCACAAGACTCAAATAGTTCTGATTGAGACCTCATTGAAAGCGTAGTTTCTTTTTTTATGGAATCGGCAACTGTAATTTCTTTGAGTTTAATAGTATCATTTTGTGCCGAAACATTTATGATTACTAAAAAATAAAATACAGATAGTGAAATAACAAATTTCATTAAATATAATATTAATTACTGAGGTGAATATTTTTTCCCACTGATTTTACAATGGATATATATACAATATTTTTTAATTACAATCCCTAAAGCTTGAGGATAAAAGAGTTAACAGATTAGAGAAAACGAATGATTTAATATTCTTAAATGATTTCTAATAGTATTTAGGTACTGCAATACATAATATATATTAAAAAAATTGCTAAAATGATACTATATTAGCAATTACAAATATTTTTGAATTACGCTATTTATAAAATAATTCAATTACGGTGAATCTAATAATTTCACAAAAAAGTTTATACATTTTTATACCTTTTTATTATCAAACTTGACACAGCTTCGCTCCGTCAGTTACATAAAGCACATTTCAGCTGGCAATGTAAACAATAGTTTTCAAAAATATAATATTTAACAAATATTTATATATATATTCAAAATAGTTCTTGTATATTAAAAGTTTCATAAGTATAATTCAATGATTTAATCCTATCTATTAGTTTTTTATCTCAAATTATTAACCTCTCTGTCGCTTTTTATGCCTAACAAATTAATTTTGCAAATTTTAACATTAAAAATAATAAATACTTTCAAAAGTTTTTATAATCTGAGACGATTTATTTATTGTTCAAATTTTAACAATACAACTCAATTAGGGACAAAATTTGCATCCATTAAATTTCTATTTAATGACAAAATAAATATATCATTAGGTAGCAAAGTAGAAAATTAAATTAAAAAATAGTACGTTTAGCTTATATATAGTTTCATTTCCTTAAGCTGAGATGGTTGAAACCAAATTATATTGTTGTCTCTACCAAACCACGACAATTGCCGTTTTGCGTAACGTCTAGAATTTCGTTTAATAAGTTCAATAGCTTTCTCAAGCGAAATATTTTCGTCGAAATATTCAAACAATTCTTTATAGCCTACTGTGTTTAAGGCATTCAATTTTCTGTATTTATACAAATTTCTGGCTTCATCAAGCAAACCTTTACTAATCATCAGATCAACCCGCTTGTCGATTCTTTCATAGAGAATTTTTCTGTCGCAATTCAAAGCAATTTTTGCAATATTAAATTCACGCTTTTTGCTTTTTTTCTTTCTGAAAGAAGTATAGGTTTTTCCGCTGCTCATGCACACTTCTAATGCTCTGATAATCCGTTTATGGTTTTTTAGGTCAACTGAATTATAATATTCAATATCAAGGTGTTTTAACTCAAATCGCAAACTTTCAATTCCTTCATCTGCAAGTTTTTTTTCCAAAGAATTTCTTAATTCGAGATCAACTTTTGGCAAATCATCAATCCCATGAGATATCGCATCCATATAAAGTCCCGAACCTCCCACCATAAATACCATATCGTATTCCAGAAACAATCTATTTAACAATTCTAATGAGTCCATCTCAAACATGCTCACATTATAGTAATTGTGAATGCTTCGGTTGCCAATAAAATGATGTTTTACTTCAGCCAACTCCTGCTTGGTGGGCATAGCAGTGCCAATTTTCATTTCGTGATAAAATTGGCGGGAATCAGACGAAATTATCTCACTCTTAAAAAAATTTGCCAATTTGATAGCAAGGCTGGTTTTCCCTATTCCTGTGGGTCCGCATATTTGTATTAAGGTTTTATTTTGTTTCAATTTTTTGAACGAGCTTCAACAAACTTACAAATAATCATCATAATCATCAATATTATCGAAACCTATTTCATCTTCAAAATCATCATCGTCAAGTTCTCCTTCGGTAAGAAAATCGAAATCAGCTTCCTTGTAAACTATCTGAGGCGGAGGAAATCCTTCACTTTTCACACAATACGGGTATTTTCGGTTTTTAACTTTCGAAGACGATTCTACTAATTCAATAAAAAATCCTCTTTCAGAGAAAAAATCGAAAACGTAGATCATTCTCTGTTTTTCATCTTTAATAAAATTTTTTAAAATAGCATCTTCCATCAATATTTTACTATCGGTAGAATCAGACATGTCAATCAGAGTAATTTCTTCACCTTTCTCCCAATTTTTATTACAAATAAAAAAAGATGAAAGCTGAGTTTTGTCATATTTGCAAATTTTTTGAATTAATTCGTGTAATTTTTGAAAGCTATGAGTAGGTAAAATTTCTATTACAAGCAGGAAATCATCTTCCTCTTCAGATAATATTCTTAATGTATAAAGCATTGTATATTAATATTATAAAAAAAAAGTCCCGACTAAAAGTCGGGACTAAAACCACTAATCATGAAAAAAATAACATTTTCATCAATCAAATTATTAACCCAATTCAAAATTACTACTATTATTTCTTTTTCCAAATATTTTTTTTAATCATGGAAAATAAAAAATCTAAATATCATGTAATCTATTGTATTTCTGCAACATATCACTTTATTAATTTAATGAATTTAACAAAACCCAAAAAAGTTGAAAATCGAAATTAGTATGAATTATTAATGTCCTTTTATGATTTTTTCTTACAGTAATGAAGAGTTTCAAATTCTTTATTGAAAAAATGAAAATAATTAAAATTTTACGATTTACTGTAAAAACTGTATTTTAGGCAAAAATATATTTTTTTGACTTATGGTAGAATATTTAAAGTGTTTATCCGAAAAGTATAAGGCAAATGCAAATAGCGAAAATGCCCTTCCAATGAAAAAATATATGCGTAACCAATTTGAATTTTTTGGCATTAAAAACCCCGAAAGGAAAATTATTGACAAACAATTTTTTGCCGAAAATGGGCTTCCTGAAATTTCCGATCTCGAAAAAATAATAAAAAGTGCCTGGAATTTGCCAGAACGAGAATTTCAATATTTCGCTATGTTTTTGCTTGACAAGATGAAAAAGCAATTCGATGAAAAAGTACTAAATTTATTAGAATATTTGACTTTAGAAAAATCGTGGTGGGACTCTGTCGATTTTCTTTCAGCAAATATGTTTGGATATATGTTTCAGCGTTTTCCTGTTTTAATTCCAGAATATACAGAAAATTGGATGGCTTCTGAAAATATGTGGTTACAAAGGACTTCAATACTTTTTCAGCTAAAATATAAAGAAGCCACCGATTTAGAATTGTTATCGAATTTTATACATCAATTATCTTCATCAAAAGAATTTTTTATTCAGAAAGCAATTGGTTGGGAACTTCGTGAATATTCAAAAACTAACCCTCAATGGGTGATAGATTTTGTCGAAAATAATAAATTGGCATCATTAAGCAAAAGAGAAGCTTTGAAAGTTATTAACAGAAACAAAAAGTAAAATCGGAAATGAAAAAACAAAAGCAAAAAACAAAATATCCAAACAAAAGCGAAAAAACCCAGACCAAAAAACTTGAGAAAACTCCGCAAAATTTGCGAAAAAATTATCTGGCAATTTTAATCATTGTTGTTGTATGTTTTGTTTTGTACGGTAACACAATTCCATTTGGTTATGCTTTCGACGACACAATAGTAATTAGCGGAAACGAATTTACACAAAAAGGATTTTCGGGAATCAAAGAAATATTTACTTACGATTTGTTTGCTGGCTATTACGGCAAAGATAAAAATATGGTAGTTGGTGGCAGGTATCGCCCGCTTTCACTACTGACATATGCAATTGAATATCAGTTTTTTGGAGAAAATCCGCATATAAATCATTTTTTTAATGTGTTACTTTATGCACTTTGCGGAATAATGATTTACATCGTTCTTTCCATGCTTTTTAAACTAAAATTTGCAAAAACCTTTCATCAGCAAAAATGGTATTTTTCTATTCCTTTTTTAGTTGCAGTATTTTATGTTGCACATCCTGTACATACCGAAGTTGTTGCTAACATTAAAGGGCGCGATGAAATCCTGGTTTTACTGTTTTCGCTAATTAGCCTTTATTTCAGTTTCAAATATCTGGAAAAATTAAAACTGAAATATTTATTTATCAATTTTTTCATTTTTTTCCTTGCACTCCTGGCCAAAGAAAATACAATTACTTTTCTTGCAATTATCCCACTTTCGGCATATTTTTTTTCAAATTATAAAGCCAGAAATATTCTAATTTCGATTATTCCTTTAATTTTAGCTTCTGTCGTTTTTCTTATCATCAGGCAAAGTATAATTGGAACAACACCCGAAAAACTTGAAGATGAACTGATGAATAACCCATTTCTCGGAATGAATTTTACAGAGAAATTTACAACTATTTTTTATACACTTGTGGTTTATCTTCGTTTAATGATATTCCCTCATCCACTGACAATTGATTATTATCCATATCATATTCCGCTTGTTAAACTTACTGATTTGAGAGGAATATTTTCTTTTCTAATTTACTTAGGATTGTCAGTTTTTATTATTCGAAATTTTAAGAAAAAATCAATATTTGTATATAGCCTTCTATTGTTTATAATTACACTTTCAATTGCGTCGAATATACTTTTTCCTATTGGAGTATTTATGAACGAACGATTTATTTTTATTTCAAGTTTAGGATTTTCTCTTGCATTTATATATTTTTTGATTGAAATAATGCCAAAAATTATCAAAAACAAAAAAGTCTATCAAGCTACTTTTCTTTCAATGATGATGATTGTGTTTTTACTTTATTCAGTAAAAACTATTTCGAGAAATCGGGCTTGGGAAAGTAGTTTCAAACTTTTCACAAACGATGTTCACATCTCAGCAAACAGTGCTAAAGGAAACGGACTTGCAGGCGAATATTATTTAATAGAAGCTAAAAATACGGAAGATGAAAAATTGCGCGACGAGTATTTTCAAAATGGAATTAAATATCTGACACGTGCAATCGAAATTTATCCTAAGCATGCAATTGCTCTTTACAATCTTGCAGCAGCACATTTTCAGTATAACGAAAACTACGATGAGGCAATTAAAGTTTACAAAAAGATATTGGCAATAAGTCCGTACGAATCAAAGGCATTTCAGAATATTGCCATAATTCTTGCGAATAATAAAGATGTTGATTACAAAATGAAGGTCTTTTCAGACTTATTGAAAATAAATCCAAATACATTTGAAATAAATCTTGAAATAGGACGATTACTTTTGATGAATAAAAACAAAACTCAAGAAGCAATTCCTTATCTTGAAAAAGCTGTTAGTTTGAACAATCAGAGTTTTGTTGCACTGAACTCGCTTGGTGTTGCATACAATAAAACCGGAAAAATTAAAGAGTCTGCAAAAATATTTGAAGGTTCGTACAAATTAAGACCAAATGACATTCAAATTGTTCAAAACTTGGGAATAGTGTACCAACAACTTGGGCAAAATGAAAAATCTAAACAATATTTTGACAAAGTGAAA
The Bacteroidota bacterium DNA segment above includes these coding regions:
- a CDS encoding c-type cytochrome, giving the protein MKFVISLSVFYFLVIINVSAQNDTIKLKEITVADSIKKETTLSMRSQSELFESCARCHTIGKGRLIGPDLAGIKEKHSEEWLIKFIQASDLVIASGDTAALRLFKENENLPMPRHDYSKDEVLSLVDYITFETKKLDADPNFLDNDFNNAPTSTSWVFILGILLILIPLIDLAFTRLLKIRLINVMLIFVGFAISGKAINEEATYLGRSQGFEPDQPIKFSHRIHAGDNKIDCNYCHTSSFESRHSSIPSANLCLNCHNVIRYGTNTGEEEINKIHKAFESKEPIQWVKVHSLPDHVFFSHAQHVNVGKLDCNKCHGEVEKMGRIQQVNDLSMGWCINCHKTEKVQFDNKYYSSYKHHEDIKSGKIKEVTVDDVGGTNCSKCHY
- the miaA gene encoding tRNA (adenosine(37)-N6)-dimethylallyltransferase MiaA; the protein is MKQNKTLIQICGPTGIGKTSLAIKLANFFKSEIISSDSRQFYHEMKIGTAMPTKQELAEVKHHFIGNRSIHNYYNVSMFEMDSLELLNRLFLEYDMVFMVGGSGLYMDAISHGIDDLPKVDLELRNSLEKKLADEGIESLRFELKHLDIEYYNSVDLKNHKRIIRALEVCMSSGKTYTSFRKKKSKKREFNIAKIALNCDRKILYERIDKRVDLMISKGLLDEARNLYKYRKLNALNTVGYKELFEYFDENISLEKAIELIKRNSRRYAKRQLSWFGRDNNIIWFQPSQLKEMKLYIS
- a CDS encoding DNA alkylation repair protein, producing MVEYLKCLSEKYKANANSENALPMKKYMRNQFEFFGIKNPERKIIDKQFFAENGLPEISDLEKIIKSAWNLPEREFQYFAMFLLDKMKKQFDEKVLNLLEYLTLEKSWWDSVDFLSANMFGYMFQRFPVLIPEYTENWMASENMWLQRTSILFQLKYKEATDLELLSNFIHQLSSSKEFFIQKAIGWELREYSKTNPQWVIDFVENNKLASLSKREALKVINRNKK
- a CDS encoding tetratricopeptide repeat protein, whose product is MKKQKQKTKYPNKSEKTQTKKLEKTPQNLRKNYLAILIIVVVCFVLYGNTIPFGYAFDDTIVISGNEFTQKGFSGIKEIFTYDLFAGYYGKDKNMVVGGRYRPLSLLTYAIEYQFFGENPHINHFFNVLLYALCGIMIYIVLSMLFKLKFAKTFHQQKWYFSIPFLVAVFYVAHPVHTEVVANIKGRDEILVLLFSLISLYFSFKYLEKLKLKYLFINFFIFFLALLAKENTITFLAIIPLSAYFFSNYKARNILISIIPLILASVVFLIIRQSIIGTTPEKLEDELMNNPFLGMNFTEKFTTIFYTLVVYLRLMIFPHPLTIDYYPYHIPLVKLTDLRGIFSFLIYLGLSVFIIRNFKKKSIFVYSLLLFIITLSIASNILFPIGVFMNERFIFISSLGFSLAFIYFLIEIMPKIIKNKKVYQATFLSMMMIVFLLYSVKTISRNRAWESSFKLFTNDVHISANSAKGNGLAGEYYLIEAKNTEDEKLRDEYFQNGIKYLTRAIEIYPKHAIALYNLAAAHFQYNENYDEAIKVYKKILAISPYESKAFQNIAIILANNKDVDYKMKVFSDLLKINPNTFEINLEIGRLLLMNKNKTQEAIPYLEKAVSLNNQSFVALNSLGVAYNKTGKIKESAKIFEGSYKLRPNDIQIVQNLGIVYQQLGQNEKSKQYFDKVKELQTKTK